The Bacteroidota bacterium genome has a segment encoding these proteins:
- a CDS encoding NADPH-dependent oxidoreductase produces the protein MLETILKHRTIRKYKDTPIKPEILEKILEAGSRASTTGNMQVYSIVVTKGKELKEKLWESHFKQDMVKQAPVVLTFCADFNRFNKWCKQRNAEPGYDNFLSFYTASIDALLAAQNVAIAAEDFDLGICYLGTTTYMAEKIIDILNLPKGVVPVTTLVLGYPDENPELTDRLPLNGIIHEETYQDYSEKNLNNIYSEKEALKETLDLIEENKTENLAQIFTDKRYTKKDNVFFSNSFLKIIEKQNFMNNEI, from the coding sequence ATGTTAGAGACAATATTAAAACATAGAACAATAAGAAAATATAAGGATACTCCAATAAAACCGGAAATATTGGAAAAAATTCTTGAAGCAGGTTCAAGAGCTTCAACAACTGGCAACATGCAGGTTTACAGCATAGTAGTTACGAAAGGAAAAGAGCTGAAAGAAAAACTTTGGGAATCGCATTTCAAGCAAGATATGGTGAAACAAGCCCCGGTAGTTTTAACTTTTTGTGCCGATTTCAATAGATTTAACAAATGGTGCAAACAAAGAAATGCAGAGCCCGGATACGACAATTTCCTGTCGTTCTACACAGCCTCGATAGATGCTTTGCTGGCTGCACAAAATGTCGCAATTGCTGCCGAAGATTTTGACTTGGGAATTTGTTATCTTGGAACTACAACATATATGGCCGAAAAAATTATCGACATTTTGAACCTCCCAAAAGGAGTTGTGCCTGTAACTACTTTGGTGCTTGGTTATCCCGACGAAAATCCTGAACTGACCGATCGATTACCTTTGAACGGAATAATTCATGAAGAGACTTATCAGGACTATTCTGAGAAAAATCTCAACAATATTTATAGCGAAAAAGAAGCTTTAAAAGAAACTTTAGATTTGATTGAAGAAAACAAAACAGAAAATCTTGCTCAAATTTTTACCGATAAAAGATATACTAAAAAAGACAATGTTTTCTTTTCAAACTCATTTCTGAAAATAATTGAAAAACAAAATTTTATGAATAATGAAATTTAG
- a CDS encoding ferredoxin, whose product MAIKKVWIEDGCTSCGLCEDTSPEVFVVEDESTVLPDAKFDGNEDDIKEAAESCPVEVIKYLEE is encoded by the coding sequence ATGGCTATAAAAAAAGTATGGATAGAAGACGGTTGCACATCTTGCGGTCTTTGCGAAGATACTTCACCCGAAGTATTTGTTGTTGAAGATGAATCAACTGTTTTGCCCGATGCTAAATTTGACGGTAATGAAGATGATATAAAAGAGGCTGCAGAAAGCTGCCCCGTAGAGGTTATAAAATACCTCGAAGAATAG
- a CDS encoding PAS domain S-box protein — protein MEINDKPTYQELEDQIAELKKQNDNLRLHSSAHNEEKKRETELLSAKEKVEESESNLNSLINNRDESIWSIDNNYNYIIFNNFFKEAYLATFNVELQKGLNSLNILTPGLLEFWKSKYDKALSGERVVFEISNQVGKELRYYEVSLNPIILNGKATGVSGISSDITEKKETHRILLQSRANILAILENTTDSIWAINSSYEILFANDVFVSAFHTTFGVRLGPGVNLLLSLPKPMRQLWKSHYDRVLSNEMFSFIDKIEVENGTIHIEVHLNPIVVDDKVIGASFFGKDITRRIKSEEALKESETQLRELNVTKDKLFSIIAHDLRSPFNSILGFSELLIENAKNSDIVESEMHSRIINSSAKNTLILLDNLLDWAKSQTGQISFKPEKINLLSIIQEIIESSNLMAKIKNISLNLIQSEEIEAYADANMVKTVLRNLISNAIKFTNPGGNINVNGISEQNQVEISISDNGIGMNDETRKKLFDISSNITFLGTTKEKGSGLGLVLCKEFVERLGGHIWVESEEGKGSDFRFSLPLNKT, from the coding sequence ATGGAAATAAATGATAAACCGACCTATCAAGAATTAGAAGATCAGATTGCTGAACTCAAAAAGCAAAATGATAATCTTCGATTGCATTCTTCAGCTCATAACGAAGAAAAAAAACGAGAAACGGAGTTATTAAGTGCAAAAGAAAAAGTAGAAGAAAGCGAATCAAATCTCAATTCGCTGATAAACAACCGCGATGAATCAATATGGTCAATCGACAATAACTATAACTACATTATCTTTAACAACTTTTTTAAAGAAGCATATCTTGCAACATTCAATGTCGAGTTACAGAAAGGACTTAATTCGTTGAATATCCTTACTCCCGGGTTGTTAGAATTTTGGAAATCGAAATACGATAAAGCACTTTCAGGAGAAAGAGTTGTTTTCGAAATTTCCAATCAAGTGGGGAAAGAACTTCGTTACTATGAAGTTTCCCTAAATCCGATTATTTTAAATGGTAAAGCTACAGGTGTATCCGGGATAAGTTCAGATATTACCGAAAAAAAAGAAACGCATAGAATTCTGCTCCAGAGCAGAGCAAATATATTAGCTATTTTAGAAAATACCACTGATAGTATATGGGCTATAAATTCCTCCTATGAAATTCTATTTGCCAATGATGTTTTTGTATCTGCTTTTCATACTACTTTTGGCGTTCGCCTTGGGCCTGGTGTAAATCTTTTACTTTCACTACCTAAACCGATGAGACAACTATGGAAATCACATTACGACAGGGTGTTGAGCAATGAGATGTTTTCATTTATCGACAAGATTGAGGTAGAGAACGGGACAATTCATATTGAAGTTCATTTGAATCCAATAGTTGTTGACGACAAAGTCATAGGGGCATCTTTTTTTGGGAAAGACATTACCAGACGAATAAAATCGGAAGAAGCCCTAAAGGAAAGTGAAACACAGTTAAGAGAACTTAATGTAACCAAAGACAAACTATTTTCAATCATTGCCCACGATTTAAGAAGTCCATTTAACAGTATTTTAGGATTTTCTGAATTGTTAATTGAGAATGCAAAAAATTCTGATATTGTAGAATCTGAAATGCATTCACGCATAATAAATTCATCAGCCAAAAATACATTAATTTTACTTGATAATTTATTAGATTGGGCAAAATCTCAAACCGGACAAATTAGTTTCAAGCCTGAAAAAATAAATTTGCTATCAATTATCCAGGAAATAATTGAATCTTCAAATTTAATGGCAAAAATTAAAAACATATCATTAAATTTAATTCAATCAGAGGAGATTGAAGCTTATGCCGATGCAAATATGGTGAAGACAGTTTTGCGAAATCTTATTTCCAATGCAATCAAATTTACGAATCCGGGAGGGAATATCAATGTTAATGGAATTTCAGAACAAAACCAAGTTGAAATTTCTATCTCCGATAATGGAATTGGGATGAATGACGAAACACGTAAAAAGTTATTTGATATATCTTCAAATATAACATTTCTTGGTACTACAAAAGAAAAAGGCTCTGGCTTAGGATTAGTCCTTTGCAAAGAATTTGTGGAAAGACTTGGTGGGCATATTTGGGTGGAAAGCGAAGAAGGAAAAGGAAGTGATTTCAGATTTAGCTTACCTTTGAATAAAACATAA
- the rlmF gene encoding 23S rRNA (adenine(1618)-N(6))-methyltransferase RlmF — MSSEKNQPEKARLHSRNKNRGRYDLNALTKSTPELKNHLALNKYGIESVDFSNPHAVKLLNTAILNHYYGIKNWDFPDENLCPPIPGRADYIHHMADLLAENNFGTIPTGDKITCLDIGVGASCIYPIIGVVEYDWKFIGSDIHPKTIASAQNIVNSNSSIKEKIECRLQKISKQVLFGIISKEDKIELIICNPPFHSSIEDAQKGTRRKIKNLSGKKVKTLDRNFAGISNELICVGGENKFIQNMIRESEKFSKNCYWFSTLVSKQSNLKGIYKYLEKIEANQIRTILMGTANKSSRIVAWTFLSKEEQKEWRETRWKTLL, encoded by the coding sequence ATGTCTTCAGAAAAAAATCAACCAGAAAAAGCGAGGCTACATTCTCGAAACAAAAACCGAGGCAGATACGATTTAAACGCTTTGACTAAATCTACTCCTGAATTAAAAAATCATTTAGCCCTTAACAAATACGGTATAGAATCAGTAGATTTTTCAAACCCACATGCTGTTAAACTTTTAAACACAGCAATATTAAATCATTATTACGGAATAAAGAACTGGGATTTCCCAGACGAAAACTTATGTCCCCCCATACCTGGAAGGGCTGATTACATTCATCATATGGCTGATTTATTAGCCGAAAACAATTTTGGAACAATCCCAACTGGCGATAAAATCACTTGTCTTGATATTGGTGTAGGGGCAAGTTGCATTTACCCAATTATAGGAGTTGTAGAATACGATTGGAAATTTATCGGATCTGATATCCACCCAAAAACAATTGCATCAGCACAGAATATTGTCAATTCTAATTCATCAATTAAAGAAAAGATTGAATGTAGATTACAAAAAATATCAAAACAGGTTCTTTTTGGCATAATAAGCAAAGAAGATAAAATTGAATTAATCATATGCAATCCTCCTTTTCATTCTTCGATTGAAGATGCTCAAAAAGGAACTCGACGAAAAATAAAGAATCTATCTGGCAAAAAAGTAAAGACACTTGATCGCAATTTTGCAGGAATCAGCAATGAACTTATATGTGTTGGCGGAGAAAATAAATTTATTCAGAATATGATTAGAGAAAGTGAAAAGTTCTCTAAAAACTGTTACTGGTTTTCAACTTTAGTATCAAAACAATCTAATCTTAAAGGAATTTATAAATATTTAGAAAAAATTGAAGCTAATCAGATAAGAACGATTCTCATGGGAACAGCTAATAAATCTAGCCGAATTGTAGCTTGGACATTCCTTTCTAAAGAAGAACAAAAAGAGTGGAGAGAAACGAGATGGAAAACTCTACTATAG
- a CDS encoding DUF4386 domain-containing protein: protein MNKRKVAITTGWSLILMAIIAMFSVGYAFSEFYQADQIEFLNDNILKNLGLYRSMLWGILIIIILDLLVSFTLYEYFKDDNRKMSLASGILRLAYTFIFGIATFFLTKNLNVTELTNQTISTNFQLFQSIWNGGLIVFGFHIILIGILMKLHSRIPKILWYLALIAGVSYVIIHFFKLISPDSEFVNTLNMILALPMAIGELGLAIWLLVKGGRKNIIKNETSLPK from the coding sequence ATGAATAAAAGGAAAGTTGCAATAACAACAGGATGGTCATTAATCCTTATGGCAATAATCGCAATGTTCTCTGTAGGATATGCATTTTCAGAATTTTATCAGGCTGACCAAATTGAATTTCTAAATGACAATATCCTCAAGAATCTTGGATTATATCGAAGTATGCTATGGGGAATACTGATAATAATTATTTTGGATTTATTAGTATCCTTCACGCTTTACGAATACTTCAAAGATGACAATAGAAAAATGTCTTTAGCATCAGGAATTCTAAGACTTGCTTACACATTTATATTTGGAATAGCAACGTTTTTTTTGACCAAAAACTTGAATGTAACTGAACTTACGAATCAAACAATAAGTACAAATTTTCAATTATTTCAATCTATTTGGAATGGCGGATTAATAGTATTTGGATTTCACATTATCCTAATTGGAATATTAATGAAATTACATAGTAGGATTCCTAAAATTCTATGGTATTTAGCATTGATAGCAGGAGTCTCATATGTAATTATCCATTTTTTCAAATTGATAAGTCCAGATTCTGAGTTTGTAAACACATTGAATATGATATTGGCTCTGCCAATGGCGATCGGTGAGCTTGGACTTGCAATTTGGTTACTTGTTAAAGGAGGAAGGAAGAATATAATTAAAAATGAAACCAGCCTACCTAAATAA
- a CDS encoding OmpA family protein — MIKIFKSLLLALIISGISISCVPLNQFKELETKNNSCKSENTDVKTSNEKLIVDTTEMGAEIRALSAKFQKIASDTSNLSANVRKYKRLYENALYTNNELIDNQSKLIEGNTEEVKKMLAQLQAAQEDLQKREDELQKLEQAINDKKANNEKLQADLEKNNKILNEKSKRLIELENMLSAKDSAVNALRDKVASALNQFEKDGLTIQKRNGKVYVSLEEKLLFKSGRWNVDPKGQKAIEQLAVVLEQNPDINIMIEGHTDDVRFNGKGDIKDNWDLSVKRATSIVKIILAKSKISPTRLTVSGKGEFMPIDPAKTVEARRKNRRTEIILTPKLDELFKLLENN; from the coding sequence ATGATTAAGATATTTAAGAGCTTATTGCTTGCACTGATTATTTCCGGAATTAGTATTTCATGTGTTCCGCTCAATCAATTTAAGGAGTTGGAAACCAAAAATAATAGTTGCAAAAGCGAAAACACCGATGTAAAAACCAGCAACGAAAAACTTATTGTAGATACTACAGAAATGGGTGCAGAAATTAGAGCATTGAGTGCAAAATTTCAAAAAATTGCATCGGACACTTCCAATTTGAGTGCCAATGTAAGAAAGTATAAAAGGCTATACGAAAATGCACTTTACACCAATAATGAGTTGATAGATAATCAAAGTAAACTGATTGAAGGAAATACCGAAGAGGTGAAAAAAATGTTGGCTCAACTGCAAGCCGCTCAAGAAGATTTGCAAAAGCGAGAAGACGAATTGCAAAAATTGGAACAAGCCATAAACGATAAAAAAGCAAATAATGAAAAACTTCAGGCAGACTTAGAGAAAAACAATAAAATTCTAAATGAAAAGAGTAAACGACTAATTGAGCTTGAAAATATGCTATCTGCCAAAGATTCTGCTGTGAATGCTTTGAGAGATAAAGTTGCCTCAGCTCTAAATCAATTTGAAAAAGATGGATTGACTATTCAAAAAAGAAATGGCAAAGTTTATGTTTCGCTCGAAGAAAAGTTACTTTTCAAATCGGGGCGCTGGAATGTTGATCCTAAAGGACAAAAAGCCATTGAACAACTTGCAGTAGTTTTAGAACAAAATCCGGATATTAATATTATGATTGAAGGACATACCGACGATGTTCGATTTAACGGCAAGGGCGATATTAAAGACAATTGGGATTTGAGTGTAAAACGAGCAACTTCTATTGTAAAAATTATTTTAGCCAAATCGAAAATAAGTCCGACAAGACTAACAGTTTCTGGCAAAGGCGAATTTATGCCTATTGATCCTGCCAAAACAGTAGAAGCCCGCAGAAAGAACAGAAGAACAGAAATTATCTTGACACCAAAACTTGATGAACTATTCAAATTACTAGAAAATAATTAA